One Nocardia iowensis DNA window includes the following coding sequences:
- a CDS encoding carbohydrate ABC transporter permease, with translation MVCVLIIVGVPLFWIVITSFKARPDIYVQPAVYWPHSWHPENYRDATTTLPFWTFLSNSLIVTGVISAVKFVLGVFSAYGLVFLRFPGKSVVFLVIIAALMVPNQITVISNYALVSQLGWRNTLVGIIVPLCGVAFGTFLMRNHFLSLPSEVIEAARMDGANWWRLLTRVVLPMSGPTMVAFAVVTLVNEWNEYLWPFLMADGPEVATLPVGLTLLQNTENPSVTNWGPVMSGTLLTMLPILVVFLLLQRHMIKGLTSGAVKG, from the coding sequence ATGGTGTGCGTGCTGATCATTGTCGGCGTTCCGCTGTTCTGGATCGTCATCACCTCGTTCAAGGCCCGCCCGGACATCTACGTGCAGCCCGCGGTGTACTGGCCACACAGCTGGCATCCGGAGAACTATCGCGATGCCACCACAACGCTGCCGTTCTGGACCTTCCTGAGCAATTCACTGATCGTCACCGGGGTGATCTCGGCGGTGAAGTTCGTGCTCGGCGTGTTCAGCGCGTACGGGCTGGTGTTCCTTCGGTTCCCCGGTAAGTCGGTGGTGTTCCTGGTGATCATCGCGGCGCTGATGGTGCCGAACCAGATCACCGTGATCTCCAACTACGCGCTGGTCTCCCAGCTCGGCTGGCGAAACACCTTGGTGGGCATCATCGTTCCGCTCTGCGGGGTCGCGTTCGGCACCTTCTTGATGCGCAACCATTTCCTTTCGCTGCCATCGGAGGTGATCGAGGCCGCCAGGATGGACGGCGCCAATTGGTGGCGGCTGCTGACCAGGGTGGTGCTGCCGATGTCCGGGCCGACCATGGTCGCCTTCGCGGTGGTCACGCTGGTCAACGAGTGGAACGAATACCTCTGGCCGTTCCTGATGGCCGACGGCCCCGAGGTCGCCACGTTGCCGGTCGGGCTGACGCTGCTGCAGAACACCGAGAACCCGAGCGTCACCAACTGGGGGCCGGTCATGTCGGGCACGTTGCTGACGATGCTGCCGATCCTGGTCGTGTTCCTGCTGCTGCAACGCCACATGATCAAAGGCCTCACCTCGGGTGCGGTCAAAGGTTAG
- a CDS encoding M13 family metallopeptidase, producing the protein MEIVTSELTSPSGIDLSYIDQGVRVQDDLFAHVNGKWLADHEIPADRAVDGALRTLYDQAERDVQVIIQNAAAEPSEPGSDARKIGDLFTSFMDTETVAAAGLTPISAELAAIHQVTDRSAFATLLGSLQRTGVGGAVGYYVDTDDKNSDRYLVHATQSGIGLPDESYYRQDESAEIRAEYIAHVGRMFALAAADPRIGALLPSDLDTVGQRVFELERKLAAGHWDVVRRRDAERSYNLTTFAALTADYPEFDWAAWTSALAAGVDKPGPDLFAEVVVRQPDYLRTFAQVWAEESLADWQAWAAWRVIRSRAPYLTDELVEESFGFYGRTLTGAKENRERWKRGVSLVQDLLGEAVGKLYVAEHFPPAAKARMVDLVANLQEAYRRNIAQLDWMGQDTRAAALAKLEKFTPKIGYPDKWRDYSDVVIDPADLVGNYRNGYAADHDRDLNKLGGPVDHDEWFMTPQTVNAYYNPGMNEIVFPAAILQPPMFDMNADDAANYGGIGAVIGHEIGHGFDDQGAKYDGDGNMIDWWTDDDRTEFGKRTKALIDQYSVLSPKDLPDEHTVNGEFTIGENIGDLGGLSIALQAYKISLDGAEPPVLDGLTGLQRVFYGWAQVWRTKVRTEEAIRRLTVDPHSPPEFRCNAVVRNIDSFHEAFEVKPGDALYLEPTERVKIW; encoded by the coding sequence CTGGAGATCGTGACTTCCGAGCTGACCAGCCCTTCCGGTATCGATCTGTCCTACATCGACCAGGGCGTGCGGGTGCAGGACGACCTGTTCGCGCATGTCAACGGCAAATGGCTGGCCGACCACGAGATACCGGCCGACCGGGCGGTGGACGGCGCGCTGCGCACCCTGTACGACCAGGCGGAGCGGGATGTCCAGGTGATCATCCAGAACGCGGCCGCCGAACCGTCGGAACCGGGCAGCGATGCCCGCAAGATCGGCGATCTGTTCACCAGCTTCATGGACACCGAGACGGTGGCGGCCGCCGGGCTCACGCCGATCTCGGCGGAGCTCGCCGCGATCCATCAGGTCACCGACCGGAGTGCGTTCGCGACCCTGCTCGGCAGTTTGCAGCGCACCGGTGTCGGCGGTGCTGTCGGGTATTACGTCGACACCGACGACAAGAACTCCGACCGCTACCTGGTGCACGCCACCCAGTCCGGCATCGGGCTGCCCGACGAGTCGTACTACCGCCAGGACGAATCCGCCGAGATCCGGGCGGAGTACATCGCACACGTCGGCCGGATGTTCGCGCTGGCCGCCGCCGATCCCCGGATCGGCGCGCTGCTGCCGTCGGACCTGGATACGGTCGGGCAGCGGGTGTTCGAGCTGGAACGCAAGCTCGCCGCCGGACACTGGGACGTGGTTCGTCGCCGCGACGCCGAACGTAGCTACAACCTCACCACTTTCGCCGCACTGACCGCCGACTATCCCGAGTTCGATTGGGCGGCATGGACTTCGGCACTCGCTGCGGGCGTCGACAAGCCCGGCCCCGACTTGTTCGCCGAAGTCGTGGTGCGTCAGCCGGACTACCTACGCACCTTCGCTCAGGTGTGGGCCGAGGAATCGCTGGCCGACTGGCAGGCGTGGGCGGCCTGGCGGGTGATCCGTTCGCGCGCACCGTATCTCACCGATGAGCTGGTCGAGGAGAGCTTCGGCTTCTACGGCCGCACACTGACCGGTGCCAAGGAGAACCGGGAACGCTGGAAGCGCGGCGTTTCGCTGGTGCAGGACCTGCTCGGCGAGGCGGTGGGCAAATTGTATGTGGCCGAGCACTTCCCGCCTGCGGCCAAGGCTCGGATGGTGGACCTGGTCGCCAACTTGCAGGAGGCCTACCGCCGCAACATCGCCCAGCTGGACTGGATGGGCCAGGACACCAGGGCGGCCGCGCTGGCCAAGCTGGAGAAGTTCACCCCGAAGATCGGCTACCCGGACAAGTGGCGCGACTATTCCGACGTGGTGATCGACCCGGCCGATCTGGTCGGCAATTACCGCAACGGTTATGCCGCCGACCACGATCGCGACCTGAACAAGCTCGGCGGCCCGGTCGATCACGACGAATGGTTCATGACGCCGCAGACCGTGAATGCCTACTACAACCCCGGCATGAACGAAATCGTCTTCCCCGCGGCGATTCTGCAGCCGCCGATGTTCGACATGAATGCCGACGACGCCGCCAACTACGGCGGTATCGGCGCGGTGATCGGCCACGAGATCGGCCACGGTTTCGACGATCAGGGCGCCAAATACGACGGCGACGGCAACATGATCGATTGGTGGACCGACGACGACCGCACCGAATTCGGCAAGCGCACAAAGGCTTTGATCGACCAGTACAGCGTGCTGTCGCCCAAGGACCTACCGGACGAGCACACGGTCAACGGCGAATTCACCATCGGCGAGAACATCGGTGACCTCGGCGGCCTCTCCATCGCCCTGCAGGCCTACAAGATCTCCCTCGACGGCGCCGAACCGCCGGTGCTCGACGGCCTCACCGGTCTACAGCGCGTCTTCTACGGCTGGGCCCAAGTCTGGCGCACCAAGGTCCGCACCGAGGAGGCCATCCGCCGCCTCACCGTCGACCCCCACTCCCCACCGGAATTCCGCTGCAACGCCGTCGTCCGCAACATCGACAGCTTCCACGAAGCCTTCGAAGTGAAGCCCGGCGACGCGCTATATCTGGAGCCGACGGAGCGCGTGAAGATCTGGTGA
- a CDS encoding serine hydrolase domain-containing protein: protein MLVDPRFIRLADQFFGMFTQPSRGGAALAVYLDGKPVVDIWGGWAGKDRRWNGSTVALTFSTGKGVASTVLHRLAERGLIDYDAPVAQYWPEFAAHGKDDITVRDVLSHRAGLHRVRGLVPGREGILDYGAVVRALADSPPDPRRIRTSGYHAITFGWLVAEIVQRVTGESFTDVLRREIAEPLGLDEFWFRVPEAERYRIAKIFPHLSPPGIRWNTASSVLSWVRPIRGLAEAGMPESFDELVRDPRVHDAVMPGWNGVFSARALARMYGALANEGRVFVERRGGGETVQFLRPETIDLINQVQPAESRDYVLGLPLRFTLGYHRPVLMSKQQPRKAFGHYGVGGSGAYADPELGMSVAFVTNRLGNAVTALGDARLARLAATARNTVRRVKPAVVIDETDS from the coding sequence ATGCTGGTCGACCCGCGATTCATCCGGCTCGCCGACCAATTCTTCGGCATGTTCACCCAGCCGAGCCGCGGCGGCGCGGCATTGGCCGTCTACCTCGACGGCAAGCCGGTGGTGGACATCTGGGGTGGCTGGGCAGGCAAGGACCGGCGCTGGAACGGCAGCACCGTCGCGCTGACCTTCTCCACCGGCAAGGGCGTCGCCTCCACCGTGCTGCATCGGCTGGCCGAACGCGGCCTGATCGACTACGACGCGCCGGTCGCCCAGTACTGGCCCGAATTCGCCGCGCACGGCAAGGACGACATCACGGTGCGCGATGTGCTCTCGCACCGGGCCGGGCTGCATCGAGTGCGCGGCCTGGTCCCCGGCCGCGAGGGCATCCTCGACTACGGCGCCGTGGTCCGCGCGCTGGCCGACAGCCCGCCGGATCCGCGCCGTATCCGCACCTCCGGCTACCACGCCATCACCTTCGGCTGGCTGGTCGCCGAGATCGTGCAGCGGGTCACCGGCGAATCGTTCACCGACGTGCTGCGCCGGGAGATCGCCGAGCCGCTCGGGCTCGACGAATTCTGGTTCCGGGTGCCGGAAGCCGAGCGTTATCGGATCGCCAAGATCTTCCCGCACCTGAGCCCGCCCGGGATCCGCTGGAACACCGCCTCGTCGGTGCTGTCCTGGGTTCGCCCGATTCGCGGGCTCGCCGAGGCGGGCATGCCGGAGAGCTTCGACGAACTGGTCCGCGACCCTCGGGTGCACGACGCCGTGATGCCGGGTTGGAACGGCGTCTTCTCGGCGCGCGCGCTGGCCAGAATGTATGGGGCGCTGGCCAACGAGGGCCGGGTCTTCGTTGAGCGCCGTGGCGGCGGCGAAACCGTGCAGTTTCTGCGGCCGGAGACGATCGACCTCATCAACCAGGTGCAGCCCGCGGAGAGCCGCGACTACGTGCTCGGCCTGCCACTGCGCTTCACCCTCGGCTACCACCGCCCGGTGCTGATGTCCAAGCAGCAACCGCGAAAGGCGTTCGGCCACTACGGCGTCGGTGGTTCGGGGGCCTACGCCGATCCGGAACTCGGCATGTCGGTCGCCTTCGTCACCAACCGACTCGGCAACGCGGTGACCGCGCTCGGCGACGCCCGGCTCGCCCGGCTCGCGGCGACCGCGCGCAACACGGTGCGCAGAGTCAAACCGGCCGTCGTCATCGACGAGACCGATTCCTAG
- a CDS encoding Scr1 family TA system antitoxin-like transcriptional regulator, protein MAPVSPTVARWELVLRLRELREQRGFDSAGFAKRVGFTPANWSHVEKGRRVLTTNTIGPVLELLEVEAEERAELLALLEASKQRGWWTKSSALIGPELQRLYGMEYGAQCIRSYDSLVVPGLLQTEDYARALISADVMIRPVQVEQLVAIRMRRQERLRGKEPVELTAVIGEGTLLQQTGGPEVLRGQLIHLAELIEELDTIEVRVIPFAATAGAVLGGSSFHLIDFAGEQLPTFGWAESAVFGGAVDDPELVRDLGFAYVRAQDQSLDHDESSTLIRTYAQV, encoded by the coding sequence ATGGCACCCGTCTCGCCAACCGTTGCCCGCTGGGAACTGGTGCTCCGGCTGCGGGAGCTGCGCGAACAACGCGGCTTCGATTCGGCCGGCTTCGCCAAGCGGGTCGGCTTCACCCCGGCCAACTGGTCGCACGTGGAAAAGGGCAGGCGCGTGCTCACCACCAACACCATCGGCCCGGTGCTCGAACTGCTCGAGGTGGAGGCCGAGGAGCGCGCGGAGTTGCTCGCGCTGCTGGAGGCGAGCAAGCAGCGGGGTTGGTGGACCAAATCGTCCGCGCTGATCGGGCCCGAACTGCAGCGGTTGTACGGCATGGAATACGGCGCGCAGTGCATACGCAGTTACGACAGCCTGGTCGTGCCCGGTCTCTTGCAGACCGAGGACTACGCCCGTGCGCTGATCAGTGCCGACGTGATGATCCGCCCGGTGCAGGTCGAGCAGCTGGTCGCCATCCGGATGCGCAGGCAGGAGCGGTTGCGCGGCAAGGAGCCGGTCGAGCTCACCGCGGTGATCGGCGAGGGCACCCTGCTGCAACAGACCGGAGGTCCCGAGGTGCTGCGCGGGCAGCTGATCCACCTGGCCGAATTGATCGAGGAGCTCGACACCATCGAGGTGCGGGTCATCCCGTTCGCCGCCACCGCTGGCGCGGTGCTCGGCGGGTCCAGCTTCCATCTCATCGACTTCGCCGGCGAACAGCTGCCGACCTTCGGCTGGGCGGAGAGCGCCGTCTTCGGCGGGGCGGTCGACGATCCGGAATTGGTGCGCGATCTGGGCTTCGCTTACGTTCGCGCACAAGACCAATCGCTGGATCATGACGAATCATCGACCCTGATCAGGACGTATGCCCAAGTGTAA
- a CDS encoding L,D-transpeptidase — MDEKPMHAASHTGSLPARRRGAQLTRRLRAGALLSATIAAAGVLLVAPAEAEPIPGLGSGSAGSATEPQPQQPNFAPPSINIADGEVVGVAQPIIINFKDPVTDQATAEKFIKITSSKPAPGHFYWRGDKQVRWRPNEFWPDNTDVQVQAGETRSAFKIGDALVSTADDNTHTITITRNGEEVKTMPTSMGKPKHETPNGTYIVGEQLRKMIMDSSTYGVPVTDPEGYKLEVEYATRISNSGIFVHAAPWSVGQQGKSNASHGCLNVSTENAKWFMENTRRGDPVVIVNTKGGTLSASDGLGDWND; from the coding sequence ATGGACGAGAAACCTATGCATGCCGCTTCGCACACCGGGTCGCTACCTGCTCGCCGCCGGGGGGCACAGCTAACCCGCAGGCTGCGGGCGGGCGCCCTGTTGTCCGCGACCATCGCGGCGGCGGGTGTCCTGCTCGTCGCGCCCGCCGAGGCCGAACCCATCCCCGGGCTCGGTTCCGGATCGGCCGGTTCGGCAACCGAGCCACAGCCGCAGCAGCCGAACTTCGCGCCGCCCTCGATCAACATCGCCGATGGCGAGGTGGTCGGGGTGGCCCAGCCGATCATCATCAACTTCAAGGACCCGGTGACCGATCAGGCCACCGCCGAGAAGTTCATCAAGATCACCTCGTCGAAGCCGGCGCCGGGCCACTTCTACTGGCGCGGCGACAAGCAGGTGCGCTGGCGGCCGAACGAGTTCTGGCCGGACAACACCGACGTGCAGGTGCAGGCGGGCGAGACCCGCAGCGCCTTCAAGATCGGCGACGCCCTGGTCAGCACGGCCGACGACAACACGCACACCATCACCATCACCCGCAATGGTGAGGAGGTGAAGACGATGCCGACCTCGATGGGCAAGCCCAAGCACGAGACCCCGAACGGCACCTACATCGTCGGCGAGCAACTGCGCAAGATGATCATGGATTCGTCCACCTACGGTGTCCCCGTCACCGATCCCGAGGGCTACAAACTCGAGGTCGAGTACGCGACCCGCATCTCCAACAGCGGCATCTTCGTGCACGCGGCCCCGTGGTCGGTCGGACAGCAGGGCAAGTCCAACGCCAGCCACGGCTGCCTGAACGTGAGCACCGAGAACGCCAAGTGGTTCATGGAGAACACCCGCCGGGGTGACCCGGTCGTCATCGTGAACACCAAGGGCGGAACGCTGAGCGCCAGCGACGGTTTGGGCGACTGGAACGACTAG
- a CDS encoding ABC transporter substrate-binding protein, which produces MSTSQFPALSRRGFIGLAGAVAAGAALTACAGTGGGAKQSGDANTINFWSNHPGSSKDQETELIKRFHEKFPDLKVNLIDAGKNYEEVSQKFNAALSGGELPDVVVLSDVWWFNYALNGSIEPLDGHFGAAGVRLDDYVDSLAADYLFNGKHYALPYSRSTPLFYYNKDVWAKAGLPDRGPESWPEFDEWGPKIQAVVGDGKLAHGWGDAKNYLAWTFQGPNWTFGGAYSDGWQLKFTEPGTIAAGQFLRDMIHTKKYAGIKPQIAVDFGTGVIASTIASTGDLKGIKQNAEGKLQFGTAFLPHPNGPGVTTGGAGLAIPARISDQRKVNALKFIEFITNASNTAYFAQATGYMPVRKSAVADPGVQDFLAKNPNAKVAIDQLPLTKSQDYARVFVPGGDQIIGTGLEQIGLQNADPATVFANVSSQLQAIIDRQITPKLPK; this is translated from the coding sequence GTGTCCACTTCTCAGTTCCCCGCGCTGTCCCGGCGCGGATTCATCGGGCTGGCCGGTGCCGTCGCCGCGGGCGCGGCGCTCACCGCGTGCGCGGGCACCGGCGGTGGCGCCAAGCAGTCCGGCGACGCCAATACCATCAACTTCTGGTCCAATCACCCTGGTAGCTCGAAGGATCAGGAAACCGAGCTGATCAAGCGGTTCCACGAGAAGTTCCCCGACCTGAAGGTCAACCTGATCGACGCGGGCAAGAACTACGAGGAGGTGTCGCAGAAGTTCAATGCGGCGCTCTCCGGTGGTGAACTGCCCGATGTCGTTGTGCTGTCCGATGTCTGGTGGTTCAACTACGCGCTCAACGGGTCCATCGAACCGCTGGACGGGCACTTCGGCGCCGCGGGTGTGCGGCTGGACGACTACGTCGACTCGCTGGCCGCCGACTACCTGTTCAACGGCAAGCACTACGCGCTGCCGTACTCGCGGTCGACGCCGCTGTTCTACTACAACAAGGATGTCTGGGCGAAAGCCGGTCTGCCGGACCGTGGCCCGGAGAGCTGGCCGGAATTCGACGAGTGGGGTCCGAAGATCCAGGCCGTGGTCGGCGACGGCAAGCTCGCGCACGGCTGGGGCGACGCGAAGAACTATCTCGCCTGGACTTTCCAGGGCCCGAACTGGACCTTCGGTGGCGCCTACTCCGACGGCTGGCAGCTGAAGTTCACCGAACCCGGCACGATCGCGGCGGGCCAGTTCCTGCGCGACATGATCCACACCAAGAAGTACGCGGGGATCAAGCCGCAGATCGCCGTCGATTTCGGCACCGGCGTCATCGCCTCGACCATCGCCTCCACCGGTGACCTCAAGGGCATCAAGCAGAACGCGGAAGGCAAACTGCAGTTCGGCACCGCGTTCCTGCCGCACCCGAACGGGCCCGGCGTCACGACCGGCGGCGCCGGTCTGGCGATTCCGGCGCGCATTTCCGACCAGCGAAAAGTGAACGCGCTCAAGTTCATCGAGTTCATCACCAACGCGTCGAACACGGCGTACTTCGCGCAGGCGACCGGGTACATGCCGGTGCGCAAGTCGGCCGTCGCCGACCCGGGCGTGCAGGACTTCCTGGCGAAGAACCCGAACGCGAAGGTCGCCATCGATCAGCTGCCGCTGACCAAGTCGCAGGACTACGCGCGGGTGTTCGTGCCGGGCGGCGACCAGATCATCGGCACCGGGTTGGAGCAGATCGGGCTGCAGAACGCCGATCCGGCAACCGTTTTCGCCAATGTCAGCAGCCAGCTGCAGGCCATCATCGACCGGCAGATCACGCCCAAACTGCCCAAGTAA
- a CDS encoding carbohydrate ABC transporter permease, which translates to MRARPERVLPQPRGRGLRNRPWQDYALFLVLVVPNLALLTLFVYRPLIDNIRLSFYDWNISDPVATFIGVANYREWWSRPDSWDIVTNTVVFTLAAVVGSMVLGLALALLLDRKLFGRNVVRSAIFAPFVISGAAIGVAFQFIFDPSFGLVQDVLHRIGVAQVPDFYQDPHWALFMVTVTYIWKNLGYSFVIYLAALQGVRAELMEAAEMDGASRWTTFTKVLLPQLRPTTFFLSITVLLNSLQVFDIINVMTRGGPLGTGTTTMVYQVYEESFRNFRAGYGATVATIMFVVLLVVTLVQVRVMDRNEQ; encoded by the coding sequence GTGCGAGCGAGGCCGGAACGAGTACTGCCCCAACCGCGCGGACGTGGTCTGCGCAACCGGCCCTGGCAGGACTACGCCCTGTTCCTCGTTTTGGTCGTGCCGAATCTCGCGCTGCTGACGCTGTTCGTCTACCGGCCGTTGATCGACAACATCCGGCTCTCGTTCTACGACTGGAACATTTCCGATCCGGTGGCCACTTTCATCGGAGTCGCCAACTACCGCGAGTGGTGGAGTCGGCCGGATTCCTGGGACATCGTCACCAACACAGTGGTTTTCACCCTCGCGGCGGTGGTCGGCAGCATGGTGCTCGGTCTCGCGCTCGCGTTGCTGCTGGACCGGAAGTTGTTCGGCCGCAATGTGGTCCGCTCGGCGATCTTCGCACCGTTCGTCATCTCCGGCGCCGCCATCGGCGTGGCCTTCCAGTTCATCTTCGATCCGAGCTTCGGTCTGGTCCAGGATGTCTTGCACCGCATCGGTGTCGCACAGGTGCCCGACTTCTATCAGGACCCGCACTGGGCGCTGTTCATGGTGACGGTGACCTACATCTGGAAGAATCTCGGCTACAGCTTCGTCATTTATCTGGCCGCGCTGCAAGGGGTTCGGGCCGAGCTGATGGAGGCGGCCGAGATGGACGGCGCGAGCCGGTGGACCACCTTCACCAAGGTGCTGCTGCCGCAGCTGCGCCCGACCACATTCTTCCTGTCGATCACGGTGCTGCTGAACTCGTTGCAGGTCTTCGACATCATCAACGTGATGACCCGCGGCGGTCCGCTCGGCACCGGCACCACCACGATGGTCTACCAGGTGTACGAGGAATCTTTCCGTAATTTCCGCGCCGGGTACGGCGCGACCGTGGCCACCATCATGTTCGTGGTGCTGCTGGTCGTCACGCTGGTGCAGGTTCGCGTCATGGATCGGAACGAACAGTGA
- a CDS encoding ABC transporter ATP-binding protein, with protein sequence MATVQFDGVTHLYPGAPTPAVDSLEIDIADGEFIVLVGPSGCGKSTSLRMLAGLESVEAGRILIGGKDVTGLPPRARDVAMVFQSYALYPNMTVAQNMGFALRNAGMNKADTLVRVQEAAKMLELEHLLDRKPAKLSGGQRQRVAMGRAIVRRPQVFCMDEPLSNLDAKLRVSTRSQIAALQKRLGTTTVYVTHDQVEAMTMGDRVAVLLDGKLQQIAAPRELYDNPVNTFVAGFIGSPGMNLLEAPVRDGAAVLDDLRIPLPRTAKTGERVVVGIRPESWEVTTEDGGLTVAAELLEELGAESFVYSHGVAEDWNSRSGKVVVRVDRRFQVALGDQLRLRPKLDDVFFFDSETEERLR encoded by the coding sequence ATGGCCACAGTGCAGTTCGACGGGGTGACGCATCTGTATCCCGGTGCGCCGACACCCGCTGTCGACAGCCTGGAAATCGACATCGCCGATGGCGAGTTCATCGTCCTCGTCGGCCCATCGGGCTGCGGCAAGTCGACCAGCCTGCGCATGCTGGCCGGCTTGGAATCGGTGGAGGCGGGTCGAATCCTGATCGGCGGCAAGGACGTCACCGGTCTGCCGCCGCGGGCCCGCGATGTGGCGATGGTGTTCCAGAGCTACGCGCTGTACCCGAATATGACCGTCGCGCAGAACATGGGCTTCGCGTTGCGCAACGCGGGCATGAACAAGGCCGACACCCTGGTGCGGGTGCAGGAGGCGGCGAAGATGCTGGAACTGGAGCACCTGCTGGACCGCAAACCGGCGAAACTGTCCGGCGGCCAACGGCAACGAGTCGCGATGGGCCGCGCGATCGTGCGCAGGCCGCAGGTGTTCTGCATGGACGAGCCGCTGTCCAATCTGGACGCGAAGCTGCGGGTCAGCACCCGTTCGCAGATCGCCGCGCTGCAGAAGCGGCTCGGCACCACCACCGTGTACGTCACCCACGATCAGGTGGAGGCGATGACCATGGGCGACCGGGTCGCGGTGCTGCTGGACGGCAAATTGCAGCAGATCGCCGCGCCCCGTGAGCTTTACGACAATCCGGTGAATACCTTCGTCGCCGGATTCATCGGTTCGCCGGGGATGAACCTGCTGGAGGCGCCCGTGCGCGACGGGGCGGCGGTGCTGGATGATCTGCGAATCCCGTTGCCGCGGACCGCGAAAACGGGTGAGCGGGTGGTTGTCGGCATTCGGCCCGAGTCGTGGGAGGTGACCACCGAGGACGGCGGCCTCACCGTCGCCGCCGAACTGCTGGAGGAGCTGGGCGCGGAGTCATTCGTCTACAGCCACGGCGTGGCCGAAGACTGGAACAGCCGCTCGGGCAAGGTGGTCGTCCGAGTCGACCGCCGCTTCCAGGTAGCGCTCGGCGACCAGCTACGGCTGCGCCCCAAGCTCGACGACGTCTTCTTCTTCGATTCCGAAACCGAGGAACGCCTACGCTGA
- a CDS encoding DUF397 domain-containing protein has protein sequence MAPTATPRSVFTDWFTSTRSNNGNQCVEVRFDGDAVLIRDSKYRRNPANRPADEPVITVTAREWTTFLDTLRLRERTPGVLTAHTAADGHTTLRHGDTVLDYTPQEWDAFLLGVRDGEFDRIALTA, from the coding sequence ATGGCCCCCACCGCTACTCCCCGGTCGGTTTTCACTGACTGGTTCACATCGACTCGGTCGAACAACGGCAATCAATGTGTCGAGGTCCGCTTCGATGGTGACGCGGTGCTCATACGTGACAGCAAATACCGCCGTAACCCGGCAAACCGCCCCGCGGACGAGCCCGTCATCACCGTTACCGCGCGCGAATGGACCACGTTCCTCGACACGCTCCGCCTGCGCGAGCGAACGCCGGGCGTACTGACCGCGCACACCGCGGCCGACGGTCACACCACGCTCCGGCACGGCGATACCGTCCTCGACTACACCCCGCAGGAGTGGGACGCCTTTCTGCTCGGCGTGCGGGACGGCGAGTTCGACCGCATCGCGCTGACCGCCTGA